A genome region from Glycine max cultivar Williams 82 chromosome 5, Glycine_max_v4.0, whole genome shotgun sequence includes the following:
- the LOC100779214 gene encoding actin-depolymerizing factor 7 has product MSLLFSFFQSLLLPWLSLHSHFAGRFFLIAGKMANAASGMAVHDDCKLRFQELKSKRSYRFIVFKIEEQQVVVEKLGDPTESYEDFMASFPANECRYAVYDFDFTTAENCQKSKIFFVAWSPDTSKVRMKMVYASSKDRFKRELDGIQVDMQATDPSEMSLDLVKARAI; this is encoded by the exons ATGAGTCTATTGTTCTCATTTTTCCAATCTCTATTGCTACCCTGGCTTTCCCTTCATTCACATTTTGCAGGGCGCTTCTTTCTCATTGCTGGCAAAATG GCAAATGCAGCGTCCGGAATGGCTGTGCACGATGATTGCAAACTGAGGTTTCAAGAGCTTAAATCAAAGAGGAGCTACAGGTTCATTGTGTTCAAAATTGAAGAACAGCAAGTGGTGGTTGAGAAATTAGGGGATCCCACGGAAAGTTATGAGGACTTTATGGCCAGTTTTCCAGCTAATGAATGTCGCTATGCagtctatgattttgatttcacAACTGCTGAGAATTGCCAAAAAAGCAAGATCTTCTTCGTTGCATG GTCACCAGATACCTCAAAGGTGAGGATGAAGATGGTGTATGCAAGTTCCAAGGATAGATTCAAGAGGGAATTGGATGGCATTCAAGTCGATATGCAAGCAACTGATCCAAGTGAGATGAGCTTGGACCTTGTGAAAGCGCGAGCCATCTAa
- the LOC100779744 gene encoding probable LRR receptor-like serine/threonine-protein kinase At1g63430, with translation MKLYTSFLFLALVSMLSFVASVMVPKNEVLALKTFKEAVYEDPHMVLSNWNTLDSDLCDWNGVSCTATRDHVIKLNLSGASLRGFLAPEFGKITYLQELILHGNSLIGVIPKELGMLKSLKVLDLGMNQLTGPIPPEIGNLTQVMKINLQSNGLTGRLPPELGKLKYLQELRLDRNKLQGSLPGGGSSNFSSNMHGMYASGVNLTGFCRSSQLKVADFSCNFFVGSIPKCLAYLPRSSFQGNCLHIKDIKQRTSVQCAGASVVNPKYQPATKHVTKHQEASKPAWLLALEIVTGTMVGSLFIIAILTAIQRCNNKSSIIIPWKKSASGKDYMAVHIDSEMLKDVMRYSRQDLEVACEDFSNIIGSSPDSVVYKGTMKGGPEIAVISLCIREDNWTGYLELYFQREVADLARLNHDNTGKLLGYCRESNPFTRMLVFEYASNGTLYEHLHCYEEGCQLSWTRRMKIIIGIARGLKYLHTEIEPPFTISELNSNAVYLTEDFSPKLVDFESWKTILERSERNSGNVSSQGAVCVLPNTLEARRLDTKGNIYAFAVLLLEIISGRPPYCKDKGYLVDWARDYLEMPEVMSYVVDPELKHFRYEDLKAICEVITLCISPDPSVRPSMRELCTMLESRIDTTINLELKASSLAWAELALSS, from the exons ATGAAGTTATATacttcatttttgtttcttgctttGGTTTCCATGCTCTCTTTTGTGGCTTCTGTCATGGTCCCTAAAAATGAAG TTTTGGCACTTAAAACTTTCAAGGAAGCTGTGTATGAAGATCCACATATGGTTTTGTCCAATTGGAATACTTTGGATTCAGATCTTTGTGACTGGAATGGTGTTTCTTGCACTGCAACTCGAGATCATGTGATCAAGCT TAACTTATCTGGGGCTTCATTAAGGGGATTTCTTGCTCCAGAATTTGGGAAAATCACCTACTTACAAGAACT GATCTTGCATGGCAACAGTCTCATTGGAGTAATACCTAAAGAATTGGGCATGTTGAAATCTCTCAAGGTGTTGGATTTGGGAATGAATCAGTTAACTGGACCAATTCCTCCAGAGATTGGAAATTTGACCCAAGTTATGAAAAT AAACCTGCAGTCCAATGGGTTGACTGGTAGGCTACCTCCAGAACTAGGAAAATTGAAATACCTTCAAGAGCTTCGGCTGGATAGGAATAAGCTTCAAGGATCTCTTCCTGGTGGTGGAAGttcaaatttttcttcaaatatgcATGGGAT GTATGCCTCGGGTGTGAATTTAACTGGCTTCTGTCGTTCGTCTCAGTTAAAAGTTGCAGATTTTTCATGTAACTTTTTTGTTGGTAGCATACCCAAATGCTTGGCATATCTTCCAAG ATCAAGCTTTCAAGGAAATTGTCTCCATATCAAAGACATAAAACAGCGGACTTCGGTGCAATGTG CTGGTGCTTCAGTAGTGAACCCAAAGTACCAACCTGCTACTAAACATGTGACCAAGCATCAAGAAGCATCAAAACCTGCTTGGCTTTTGGCTCTAGAAATAGTGACTGGAACCATGGTTGGTTCTCTCTTTATTATTGCTATTCTCACTGCGATTCAGAGGTGTAACAACAAATCATCTATCATTATTCCTTGGAAAAAATCTGCAAGCGGAAAAGATTATATGGCAGTACATATAg ACTCCGAGATGTTGAAGGATGTGATGAGGTATAGCAGGCAGGACCTTGAAGTGGCCTGTGAAGACTTCAGCAACATAATTGGGTCCTCACCAGATAGTGTGGTCTACAAGGGTACAATGAAAGGTGGGCCTGAGATTGCTGTGATTTCCCTCTGCATTAGGGAAGATAATTGGACAGGATACCTTGAGCTCTATTTTCAGAGAGAG GTGGCAGACTTGGCAAGGTTAAATCATGATAACACAGGAAAGCTGCTAGGATATTGTAGAGAGAGCAATCCATTTACAAGGATGCTGGTTTTTGAATATGCATCAAATGGGACACTTTATGAGCACCTACATTGTT ATGAAGAAGGTTGCCAGTTGTCTTGGACAAGGCGTATGAAGATTATCATAGGCATTGCACGTGGACTTAAGTATTTGCACACTGAAATTGAGCCGCCATTCACTATCTCAGAATTGAATTCCAATGCCGTTTACCTCACAGAAGATTTTTCCCCTAAG CTGGTTGATTTTGAAAGTTGGAAGACAATTCTTGAAAGATCAGAAAGAAACTCTGGTAATGTTAGTAGCCAGGGTGCTGTTTGTGTTCTACCAAACACTCTTGAAGCGCGCCGTCTCGACACCAAAGGAAACATTTATGCTTTTGCAGTACTTCTATTGGAGATAATCAGTGGGAGACCTCCATACTGCAAGGACAAAGGGTACTTGGTGGATTGG GCTAGGGACTATCTTGAAATGCCAGAAGTAATGTCATATGTGGTGGATCCAGAGTTGAAACATTTTAGATATGAAGACCTCAAAGCAATATGTGAGGTGATAACTCTTTGCATCAGTCCTGATCCCTCTGTCCGTCCATCAATGCGTGAATTATGCACTATGCTGGAGAGCAGAATAGACACAACAATAAATTTGGAGCTAAAGGCATCATCACTGGCTTGGGCTGAGCTAGCACTTTCATCATAA
- the LOC100527667 gene encoding Protein LURP-one-related 4-like, with protein sequence MAKVYPQIPTSPDQTQCLTTKRETYTLWLKSLVFHSNGCTVYDSNGDIVYRVDNYDRKGRREVNLMDLRGKVLCTIKKRLLALGCWEGHRCISSDFGTQEQPWFQVKRCNQMIKGKVTCQISVGSQKYSIVRISGKAEAFKIVNIDGQIVAEAKQKHSPTGVVLSNDVLTLDLAAGTDHSLMMALVTVYGLICGIM encoded by the exons ATGGCCAAGGTTTACCCTCAGATACCTACATCTCCTGATCAGACTCAGTGTCTCACCACCAAAAGAGAAACATACACTCTATGGTTGAAATCACTTGTCTTCCACTCCAATGGTTGCACTGTCTATGACTCTAATGGTGACATAGTTTATCGAGTTGATAACTATGACAGAAAGGGAAGAAGAGAAGTTAATCTCATGGATCTACGAGGCAAAGTTCTCTGCACCATAAAGAAG AGATTACTAGCTCTTGGATGCTGGGAAGGCCACAGGTGCATCAGTTCTGATTTTGGTACACAGGAACAACCATGGTTTCAAGTTAAAAGATGTAATCAAATGATCAAAGGGAAAGTGACTTGCCAAATTTCTGTGGGGAGCCAAAAATACAGCATAGTGAGAATAAGTGGCAAAGCAGAAGCATTTAAGATCGTAAACATAGATGGACAAATAGTTGCCGAGGCAAAGCAAAAACACTCACCCACAGGAGTTGTACTGAGTAACGATGTTCTAACGTTGGATTTGGCTGCTGGCACAGATCATTCCCTTATGATGGCTTTAGTCACAGTATATGGATTGATATGCggtataatgtaa
- the LOC100800291 gene encoding RNA-binding NOB1-like protein translates to MEEAPSSVPATASCWSNVVKKQPPPPPPQQHTERVLVETSESPNAISVAVVDANAVIQSGEKLHGLADKFISIPEVMEEIRDPVSRHKLSFLPFTIQTMEPSPESINKVVKFARATGDLQTLSDVDIKLIALTYTLEAQIHGTKHLREAPPPVQMVNVKRLPEKDLPGWGSNVPNLDEWEALEQTEDVSNSNSRILPLQDLSLNIVSHDEHFVDGSVERASEADSGIQEGDQNGSMKPRRYLPKKKEINIEGKMMVADGIDASQGEVDDSAGDWMPAVSRSTHRRYLRRKARREYHELLSSNQDQQQLEGNVDGSVGEDASALNQPAHHNEEQHIENAVTEDDNVVKENKDNESIYEIMQQMRLQEGSLEVLDEESKPSSSPEELQSDNAGLVETASDGNATVVNKLCDSRIDTIDGQSNQLEIASQTSEAADFSYADDDDSDQSWMVRSLSESSVACITGDFAMQNVLLQMGLRLLAPGGTQIHQLHRWILKCHACNTVTAEIGRIFCPKCGNGGTLRKVAVTVNENGIVLAARRPRVTLRGTKFSLPLPQGGRDAVTKNLILREDQLPQRVLYPKMKKANKQDDDFFTPDSVFSHHIDKKAPFQPPVRKAMAVFSGRRNPNDNHYSRSKA, encoded by the exons ATGGAGGAAGCTCCGTCTTCAGTTCCGGCGACAGCATCGTGCTGGAGCAACGTGGTCAAGAagcaaccaccaccaccaccaccgcaGCAGCACACTGAGCGAGTGTTGGTGGAAACCAGCGAATCCCCCAATGCCATCTCCGTTGCCGTCGTGGACGCCAACGCCGTCATCCAATCCGGCGAAAAGCTCCACGGCCTCGCCGACAAGTTCATCTCCATCCCCGAAGTCATGGAGGAAATCCGCGACCCCGTTTCGCGCCACAAACTCTCTTTCCTCCCCTTCACCATCCAAACCATGGAACCCTCCCCCGAATCCATCAACAAAG TTGTTAAATTTGCTAGGGCTACTGGGGACCTACAAACTCTTTCTGATGTTGATATCAAGCTCATAGCTCTGACTTATACTTTGGAGGCTCAAATTCATGGGACAAAACATCTCAGGGAAGCCCCTCCTCCCGTGCAAATGGTCAATGTAAAGAGGTTGCCTGAGAAGGACTTGCCCGGATGGGGTTCTAATGTCCCCAATTTGGATGAGTGGGAGGCATTGGAACAAACCGAGGACGTGTCCAATTCCAATTCCAGGATCCTTCCTTTGCAGGACCTGAGCTTGAACATTGTTTCTCATGATGAGCATTTTGTGGATGGTTCCGTGGAGCGTGCAAGTGAAGCTGATTCAGGGATTCAGGAGGGAGATCAGAATGGTTCGATGAAGCCTAGGAGATATCTGCCGAAGAAAAAGGAGATAAACATCGAGGGGAAGATGATGGTGGCTGATGGAATTGATGCGTCGCAGGGAGAGGTTGATGATAGTGCTGGTGATTGGATGCCAGCTGTCAGTCGGAGTACTCATAGGAGATATCTAAGAAGGAAAGCTAGACGCGAGTATCATGAGTTGTTGTCAAGTAATCAAGATCAGCAACAGTTGGAAGGAAATGTTGATGGTAGTGTTGGTGAAGATGCTAGTGCTTTAAATCAGCCTGCTCATCACAATGAAGAACAACATATTGAAAATGCTGTGACAGAGGATGATAACGTGGTAAAAGAGAACAAAGACAATGAAAGTATCTATGAAATTATGCAGCAAATGAGGCTGCAAGAAGGTTCACTTGAAGTTCTTGATGAGGAAAGTAAACCAAGTTCATCTCCTGAAGAACTCCAGTCAGACAATGCTGGATTGGTGGAAACCGCATCTGATGGCAATGCAACTGTGGTTAATAAACTATGTGACAGTAGGATAGATACAATTGATGGCCAATCAAATCAACTGGAGATTGCAAGCCAGACAAGTGAAGCTGCTGATTTTTCAtatgcagatgatgatgatagtGACCAAAGTTGGATGGTTAGGTCTTTGTCTGAATCAAGTGTAGCCTGTATAACTGGTGACTTTGCGATGCAAAATGTTCTTCTACAAATGGGTTTGCGCTTGCTGGCACCTGGAGGAACACAGATACACCAGCTGCACAG ATGGATACTCAAGTGTCATGCCTGTAACACTGTTACTGCTGAGATTGGGAGGATTTTTTGTCCCAAATGTGGAAATGGTGGCACCTTAAGGAAGGTAGCAGTCACTGTTAATGAAAATGGAATAGTATTAGCTGCCCGTCGACCAAGAGTTACATTACGTGGCACAAAG TTTTCATTGCCTTTACCCCAAGGTGGGAGGGATGCAGTGACAAAGAACCTCATTCTCCGTGAAGATCAACTTCCTCAAAGGGTACTTTATCCTAAAATGAAGAAAGCCAATAAGcag GATGATGACTTCTTTACACCAGACAGTGTCTTCAGCCACCACATAGACAAGAAAGCTCCTTTCCAGCCTCCTGTAAGGAAAGCAATGGCAGTTTTCAGTGGGAGGAGAAATCCAAATGACAATCACTACTCACGCTCTAAAGCATAA
- the LOC100780280 gene encoding intracellular protein transport protein USO1, producing MFRWKSERHRVKAVFKLHFHVTQMVQSAVDGLVLSIVPGDIGKVTTRLEKAAVRGGVCRWENPVYETVKFVREPKIGKFNERLYHFVVSTGLSKASSFGEVSVDFAEYAEATKPSTVSLPIKNSHCDAVLHVSIQRLQENNDKREEEDCEDAKLKANDRSLRTYLSNGEIDANSKIDSSEDVSAKANTNGAALSADCRTSSGSDITLSSSDGSSGLDTLRENGLRNGGIHHNDHGFLSEASHPSEPQKPAVNASAVMYDIHQRSHWDWSARSEHSLSTDSSTNGSQDVFPRERSHQTSDMEVERLKAELAALARQADVSDLELQTLRKQIVKESKRGQELSKEIISLKEERDALKLECDNLRSFRKRMEEAKVSNRPQLDSGDLCTLVEEIRQELKYEKELNANLQLQLKKTQDANSELVLAVQDLDEMLEQKNSEIYSLSNKHEEGKNSHELAGKLSNCETDDEEQKELEELVKEHSNAKESHLLEQKIIDLYGEIEMYRRDKDELEMQMEQLALDYEILKQENHDIAYKLEQSELQEQLKMQYECSSPPPAVDDVEAHIQNLENQLKQQSEEFSNSLATIKKLETQISRLEEELEKQAAGFEADLDAVTRDKVEQEQRAIRAEEALRNTRHKNANTAERLQEEFRRLSTQMASTFDANEKAAMRALTEASELRAQKRLVEAMLHKVNEELQSAKAEYEVKLNELSNKIDMMTAQKQQMFLEIEDKSKQLENQKTREEQVSRDFSEEIQMLKAENERLKVEISCLSEQVEQKEMLRNDLELMNKSLEESEAQLQNRTVESNELVSEIALLKKEAERSLDELNRMKNLKDEKEMAGRVLQSELEALRAQYNDLKSYLLGDEAEKENLRKQVFQLKGELKKKDDALINIEKKFKDSNGRTQLSEGTKTNSKNKKGASIPQSSKEMANLREKIKTLEGMIKSKETALEMSTSSFLEKERELQSKIEELEDKVEEFNHSIALQKVVEDKNTTTSNGVAVSLFKSDVHLSEKEAEISTIDSNEGGYLCETLAELSLLKERNNSMETELKELQQRYSEMSLRFAEVEGERQKLVMTVRNLKNARKAQMTSS from the exons ATGTTCAGATGGAAGAGTGAGAGACACAGGGTCAAAGCTGTTTTCAAACTCCACTTCCATGTCACCCAG ATGGTGCAATCTGCGGTGGATGGTTTGGTGCTGTCTATAGTTCCAGGGGACATTGGAAAGGTAACTACGAGGTTAGAGAAAGCAGCAGTTCGTGGTGGAGTTTGTAGATGGGAGAATCCTGTCTACGAAACAGTGAAGTTTGTTCGGGAGCCAAAGATTGGGAAATTCAATGAGAGATTATATCATTTTGTGGTTTCAACG GGGTTATCAAAAGCTAGCTCCTTTGGGGAAGTTTCTGTGGACTTTGCCGAGTATGCTGAGGCTACAAAGCCCTCCACTGTCTCTCTTCCCATCAAGAATTCTCATTGTGATGCCGTCTTGCAT GTATCAATCCAGAGACTAcaagaaaataatgataaaag AGAGGAAGAGGATTGTGAAGATGCCAAACTAAAAGCCAATGATAGAAGTTTGAGGACCTACTTAAGCAATGGAGAGATAGACGCAAACTCTAAAATTGATTCTTCTGAA GATGTGTCTGCCAAAGCAAACACCAATGGAGCTGCACTGAGTGCTGATTGTAGAACATCTAGTGGTTCTGACATTACATTGTCAAGTTCTGATGGCAGTTCCGGACTTGATACTCTGCGAGAAAATGGATTAAGAAATGGTGGCATCCACCACAACGACCATGGTTTTCTTTCAGAGGCCAGCCACCCTTCAGAGCCCCAAAAGCCTGCTGTAAATGCCTCTGCAGTAATGTATGATATTCATCAGAGATCACACTGGGACTGGTCAGCTCGCTCAGAACACAGTTTGAGTACCGACAGTTCAACTAATGGTTCTCAGGATGTGTTTCCTAGGGAAAGATCCCATCAAACATCTGATATGGAAGTTGAAAGACTCAAGGCTGAACTTGCTGCATTGGCCAGGCAGGCAGATGTGTCAGACTTGGAACTACAGACTCTTAGGAAGCAAATTGTAAAGGAAAGCAAAAGAGGACAGGAGCTCTCAAAGGAAATCATTAGCTTGAAAGAGGAAAGAGATGCACTCAAGCTTGAATGTGACAATCTCAGATCTTTTCGCAAACGAATGGAGGAGGCCAAAGTGAGTAACAGACCTCAATTGGATAGTGGGGATCTTTGTACTCTTGTTGAAGAAATTAGACAAGAATTGAAGTACGAGAAGGAGCTGAATGCGAATCTCCAATTACAGTTAAAGAAGACACAAGATGCAAATTCTGAACTAGTTCTTGCAGTGCAAGACCTGGATGAAATGCTGGAGCAGAAAAATAGTGAAATATATAGTCTTTCCAATAAACATGAAGAGGGTAAAAACTCCCATGAGTTAGCGGGAAAGCTCTCTAATTGTGAAACAGATGACGAAGAACAGAAAGAGTTGGAAGAGCTAGTTAAGGAGCACAGCAATGCCAAGGAGTCTCACTTACTTGAGCAAAAGATTATAGATCTCTATGGTGAAATAGAGATGTATAGGAGAGACAAAGATGAGTTAGAGATGCAGATGGAACAGCTTGCACTAGACTATGAGATATTGAAACAGGAAAACCACGATATTGCATATAAGCTGGAACAAAGTGAACTGCAAGAacaattaaaaatgcagtatgaATGTTCATCTCCTCCTCCTGCTGTTGATGACGTTGAGGCCCATATTCAGAATCTGGAAAATCAACTCAAGCAACAGTCTGAAGAATTCTCAAATTCTCTGGCTACTATCAAGAAACTTGAAACCCAAATAAGCAGATTAGAGGAGGAACTGGAGAAACAAGCCGCAGGATTTGAAGCTGATCTAGATGCCGTGACACGCGACAAAGTTGAGCAGGAGCAAAGAGCCATCCGTGCCGAAGAAGCTTTGCGAAACACCAGACATAAAAATGCTAACACTGCTGAGAGGCTTCAAGAAGAATTTAGAAGGCTCTCAACGCAAATGGCTTCTACATTTGATGCAAATGAGAAGGCTGCCATGAGGGCATTGACCGAAGCAAGTGAACTTCGTGCGCAGAAAAGACTAGTGGAAGCAATGCTGCACAAAGTTAATGAAGAGCTTCAGTCAGCCAAAGCTGAGTATGAGGTAAAACTGAATGAACTATCCAACAAAATAGACATGATGACAGCTCAGAAACAACAGATGTTTTTGGAAATTGAGGACAAGTCCAAGCAGCTTGAAAACCAGAAGACGCGTGAGGAACAAGTTAGTAGGGATTTCTCTGAAGAGATCCAAATGCtaaaagcagaaaatgaaagGCTTAAAGTGGAGATATCATGCCTCTCTGAGCAAgtagaacaaaaagaaatgttaagaAATGACTTGGAGCTTATGAATAAATCACTTGAGGAATCTGAGGCTCAGTTACAGAATAGAACAGTGGAAAGCAATGAGCTGGTGAGTGAAATTGCTTTATTGAAGAAGGAAGCAGAAAGGTCACTTGATGAGCTAAATAGGATGAAGAATCTCAAGGATGAAAAAGAGATGGCGGGTAGAGTGTTGCAGTCAGAGTTAGAAGCACTTAGAGCTCAATATAATGACTTGAAAAGTTATCTTCTTGGGGATGAGGCTGAGAAAGAAAATCTGAGAAAGCAAGTTTTCCAGCTAAAGGGTGAACTAAAGAAAAAAGACGACGCATTAATCAACATTGAGAAGAAGTTCAAGGATAGCAATGGACGCACACAGCTTTCTGAGGGAACTAAAACAAATTCAAAGAACAAAAAGGGTGCATCAATTCCTCAGAGCTCAAAAGAAATGGCAAATCTGAgggagaaaataaaaacacttgAG GGCATGATAAAGTCAAAGGAAACAGCTTTGGAAATGTCAACTTCTTCATTTTTGGAGAAGGAAAGGGAGCTCCAATCCAAAATTGAGGAATTGGAGGACAAAGTGGAGGAATTCAACCACAGCATTGCTTTGCAAAAG GTTGTTGAGGACAAGAATACTACTACTTCAAATGGTGTTGCAGTGTCATTATTCAAGAG TGATGTACATTTGTCGGAGAAAGAAGCAGAAATATCCACAATAGATAGTAATGAGGGTGGCTACCTTTGTGAAACTTTAGCTGAATTATCGTTGTTGAAGGAAAGAAACAACTCAATGGAAACGGAGCTGAAAGAGTTGCAACAAAGATACTCAGAAATGAGTCTAAGATTTGCGGAGGTAGAAGGTGAAAGACAAAAGCTTGTCATGACTGTACGAAACCTCAAGAATGCCCGGAAGGCCCAAATGACTAGTTCATGA
- the LOC100799758 gene encoding serine racemase, with amino-acid sequence MEEESQITKGKYAADISSIKEAHARIKSLVHKTPLLSSSSLNAMSGRKLYFKCECLQKGGAFKFRGACNAVFSLNDEDASKGVVTHSSGNHAAALALAAKLRGIPSYIVIPKNAPTCKIENVKRYGGQVVWSEASVQSREEIANKVWQESGAIFIHPYNDGRILSGQGTISLEILEQAPQIDTLVVPISGGGLISGIALAAKSINPAIRIFAAEPKGADDAAQSKAAGRIIRLPETNTIADGLRAFLGDFTWPVVRDLVEEIITVEDSEIIKAMKLCFEILKVVVEPSGAIGLAAVLSDTFQKNPAWKDCNHIGIVVSGGNVDLAMLWDSLNKGK; translated from the exons ATGGAAGAAGAGAGCCAAATAACAAAGGGAAAATATGCTGCTGATATTTCTTCCATAAAAGAAGCACATGCCAGAATAAAATCATTGGTTCATAAAACTCCGCTTCTGTCCTCCAGCTCTCTGAATGCTATGTCAGGAAGGAAGCTCTACTTTAAATGTGAATGTTTACAAAAGGG TGGAGCTTTTAAATTTAGGGGAGCCTGCAATGCTGTGTTTTCTCTCAATGATGAAGATGCTTCTAAAGGGGTTGTAACACACAGCAG TGGAAACCATGCCGCAGCATTGGCTTTGGCTGCAAAACTACGGGGGATCCCTTCGTATATTGTTATTCCAAAAAATGCCCCAACTTgcaaaattgaaaatgtaaagcGGTATGGTGGTCAGGTTGTCTGGTCTGAAGCCTCTGTTCAATCAAGGGAAGAAATTGCCAACAAAGTGTGGCAAGAAAGTGGTGCTATCTTTATACATCCATATAATGATGGACGCATATTAAG TGGCCAGGGTACCATATCCTTGGAGATTCTGGAACAAGCACCACAAATAGATACGCTAGTAGTACCCATAAGTG GTGGTGGTTTGATATCAGGAATAGCATTGGCTGCCAAGTCCATTAACCCAGCTATTCGTATTTTTGCTGCTGAACCTAAAGGTGCTGATGATGCAGCACAATCTAAAGCAGCTGGGAGGATAATACGATTGCCTGAGACCAACACTATAGCTGACGGGCTTCGAGCATTTCTTGGAGATTTCACATG GCCTGTTGTACGAGATCTTGTTGAGGAAATTATAACTGTTGAAGACAGTGAAATAATAAAAGCCATGAAACTGTGTTTTGAAATTCTTAAGGTTGTTGTAGAACCAAGTGGAGCAATTGGCCTTGCTGCTGTTCTATCCGATACTTTCCAGAAAAATCCTGCATGGAAGGATTGCAACCATATAGGAATAGTAGTTTCAGGAGGCAATGTTGATCTGGCCATGCTTTGGGATTCTTTGAACAAAGGAAAGtga